The following is a genomic window from Sedimenticola thiotaurini.
ATGGCGTGTTTCCGGTGTTTCTGCACCCCGACAGCGGTGAGGAGTACGCCCTGGCGCGACGGGAGACCAAGACCGGCCCCGGTTACAAAGGGTTCGACGTGGAGTACGGCCCGGATGTCACCCTGGAGGAGGATCTGCAGCGCCGGGATTTCACCATCAACGCCCTGGTGGAAGATGAGCAGGGTGAGGTGATCGACCTGGTTGGCGGACTGGAGGATATGGAACAACGCCGGCTGCGGCATATCACTGCGGCTTTCAGTGAAGATCCGGTCAGACTGCTGCGGGCGGCACGCTTTATCGCCCGTCTGTCGCCCCAGGGTTTTGCCCTGGCCCATGAGACCTTCCGGCTGATGAAGCAGATGGCCACACCTGAAGAGCTGTCCGCGCTGAAACCGGAACGGATCTGGCAGGAGATGAAACAGGCCCTGTCGGAGCCGGAGCCCTGGCGCTTCTTTGAAGTGCTGCAACGCTGCGGCGCCCTGGCCCTGATACTGCCGCAACTGGCGGAGGAGATCGGTGGCGACGCCACCCACAGTGACCAACCGGTCAGTGAACCGATACTGGCCCTGAAACGCGCTGTGGCCGCCGGGACCGATCCGCGAGTCCGGTTTGCCGCACTCCTGTACCCCTTCTGCCAGGGACCGGCCCGGACCCGCTGGTTGAAGGAGGCGCTGCCGGTGGAACGGGATTATCTCGATCTGCTGGCCCAGGCCCAGGGCGTGGCCCGCTTCTACCCCAAGGCGGCACAGGGTGATGCGGAGGCGACCCTGGATCTGCTGATCCGGGGACGGGCGCAACAGCAGCCGGAACGTTTCCATCGCCTGCTGATGCTGTTCGCGGCGCTCTGGCCGGACCGGTCGGTAGAGGCCTCCAACTGGCTGGCGGAAGCGGGTCGCGCCATGGCCTCGGTTTCGCCTGCGCGACTCAGTGGAGAGGGATACCAGGGGGCCGAACTGGGGCGGATGCTCCGGGTCCGGCAGATGGCGGCCATCGCGGAAGCCCGTGCAGCGCTGTCGAAATAATCCTGACCGGCCGTTTTGCCGGTCCGTTGGGAGTCAACCCGCACCCCCCGGCCGGCCCGTTTACTTTGTGATCGGAAATCATGCTAAATTAGCAACTTCGAATACAGTGGTGCAGTATCTGCCCGATTCATATCCGACAAGGTGAGCAATGGACAAGGCCGTGACGAACGAAGAGAAGCTGTCTCGTTCTCCTGTGCCCGAGAGCAGCGGGCTGCTCATGAGCATAGTCAGCCGCTACCCCTATCTACAGGTACTGGTGGCCGCCCGCATGCTGGGTCCGCTCATCATTATGGCCAGCGCCCTGCTGTTCAGCCTGCTGCTGTCGCTCTGGTCTCTCCCCGGCCTGGAAGTGGGCGTGAGCCACCTGTTGTCCCTGGTCTCCACGCTGGTGGCGATCGGCGCCTTCATTGTCGGCGTCAACCGGCTGCGTAACCGGCTGCTGGCCCCCCTGGTGCAACTGGAGCGGGCGGTGGGGGATGTCTGTCAGGGGGAGCCCTGGACCTCCCTGCTGTTTGATGATGTGGGTGTGCTGGGGCCACTGGCCCGGGATCTGGACAGCCTCAGTAGCGAACTGATCGATCTCTACGAGGATATGGACAACCGGGTGGCACGGCAGACCCGCCGACTGGCTCAGCAGACCACCGGTCTGAAGGCGTTGTATGATGTGGCGGCCAGTATCAACCAGACCGATGATATGGATGAGCTGCTGCTGCGGTTCCTGCGGGTACTCAAAGAGATGGTGCATGGCGTGGCGGCCACGGTACAGCTCACCACACCCCAGGGTCAGATGCGTCTGGTGGGCAGTATCGGGCCGGATGACCGGGTGCTGACCGAGAGCGAGCAGCTGCCGGTGCCGCTCTGTCAGTGCGGCAAGGCGCTCTCCAGTGGCGACGTGCTGTGTGAACATGATGCGGTGGCCTGCTCACGACGCAACGGCCGTCATATGTACGGCAGTCACGAGCTGGAACAGATCACCATACCACTCAAATTTCATGGCGATATATTGGGCCTGTACCGGCTGTTTATCAGAAAATCGGCCATGGAGGGGCGTGAAGAGACCTACGACCTGCTCTATACCATCGGCAGCCATCTGGGTATCGCTATCGCCAAACACCGCTCGGATGAAGAGGCCCGGCGCCTCTCCATTATCGAGGAGCGTACCGCCCTGGCCCATGAACTGCACGACTCCCTGGCCCAGACCCTGGCCAGCCTGCGATTCCAGGTGCGCATGCTGGATGAGACCCTGGAGCAGGAACCGGGGACAGCTCGCCGGCGCGTGGCGAGCTGGAGCGGATCAAGAATGGTCTGGACGAGGCCCATACCGAGCTGCGGGAGCTATTGAACAACTTCCTGGCGCCGGTGGATCAGCGGGGGCTGGTGCTGGCGCTGGAGAAGATGACCCAGCGCTTCCGCCAGGAGACCAACGTCTCCATCTTTTTCCAGTGCGGTTGCCGCCAGGTGAACATGGGCGCCAGTGCAGAGATGCAGCTGTTACGTATCGCCCAGGAGAGTCTGGCCAATATCCGTAAACACGCCAAGGCCCACACCGTGCGGGTGCTGCTCACCTGCAGCGCGGAAGGTGAATACCGGCTGCTGGTGGAGGATGACGGCGTCGGTTTTGACAACGTGCGACCGAATGGCAGTCCGGGTGAACATATCGGGCTGTCCATTATGGAAGAGCGTGCCCGCCGTGTCGGGGCCCAGTTCAAGATCGAGAGCGAGCCCGGGGAAGGTACCCGGGTGGAAGTGACCTATAACCCCGGCCCGGGTGGCCGCAAAAGTGATCAGAAAGAGACCCACTGATGCGTATCCTGTTAATTGACGATCATGCGCTGTTCCGAATCGGACTCCAGGAGCTGTTACAGCGCCGTGGCATCAACGTGATTGGCGCCTTTGGTGACTGTCAGGAGGGCATTGAGCTGGCTTCCCGGGAACAACCCGACGTGGTGCTGCTGGATATGCGCATGCCGGACATGAGCGGCATCGAAGTGTTGCAGGTGCTGCGTGAGAAGGGCCTCACCATGCCGATCGCCATGCTCACCACCAGTCGTGAAGAGAGCGACGTGATCAACGCCCTGCAGGGCGGGGCGCAGGGTTACCTGCTCAAGGATATGGAGCCGGACGAGTTGATCAACGCCCTGCGCGCCATCGTGGGTGGTGCCACCATCGTCGCCCAGGAGCTGACCGGCATCCTGGCCAAGGCGGTGCAGGGCGAAAGCGAGACGACCGCGGCCCGGGATGTCTTTTCAGACCTCACGCCGCGCGAGGCGGAGATCCTCTGCCTGCTGGCGGATGGCCAGAGCAACAAGGTGATCGCCCGCAATCTGGGTATCTCCGACGGCACGGTCAAACTGCATGTCAAATCCATCCTGCGCAAACTCAATGTACACTCCCGGGTCGAAGCGGCGGTGATCGCCGTGGAGCAGGCGCTCTGCTCCCGTGAACAGTAGCCCGACAAAACTTAACCCCAAGTAGTAACAGGACTTATCGCCATGATGCGTTTTATAGAACTGATCCGCAGCTGCCTGACGGATGTCAAAGAG
Proteins encoded in this region:
- a CDS encoding CCA tRNA nucleotidyltransferase, translated to MNIYLVGGAVRDRLLGIPVKDRDWLVVGGTEDEMLERGFVRADGVFPVFLHPDSGEEYALARRETKTGPGYKGFDVEYGPDVTLEEDLQRRDFTINALVEDEQGEVIDLVGGLEDMEQRRLRHITAAFSEDPVRLLRAARFIARLSPQGFALAHETFRLMKQMATPEELSALKPERIWQEMKQALSEPEPWRFFEVLQRCGALALILPQLAEEIGGDATHSDQPVSEPILALKRAVAAGTDPRVRFAALLYPFCQGPARTRWLKEALPVERDYLDLLAQAQGVARFYPKAAQGDAEATLDLLIRGRAQQQPERFHRLLMLFAALWPDRSVEASNWLAEAGRAMASVSPARLSGEGYQGAELGRMLRVRQMAAIAEARAALSK
- a CDS encoding histidine kinase — protein: MSIVSRYPYLQVLVAARMLGPLIIMASALLFSLLLSLWSLPGLEVGVSHLLSLVSTLVAIGAFIVGVNRLRNRLLAPLVQLERAVGDVCQGEPWTSLLFDDVGVLGPLARDLDSLSSELIDLYEDMDNRVARQTRRLAQQTTGLKALYDVAASINQTDDMDELLLRFLRVLKEMVHGVAATVQLTTPQGQMRLVGSIGPDDRVLTESEQLPVPLCQCGKALSSGDVLCEHDAVACSRRNGRHMYGSHELEQITIPLKFHGDILGLYRLFIRKSAMEGREETYDLLYTIGSHLGIAIAKHRSDEEARRLSIIEERTALAHELHDSLAQTLASLRFQVRMLDETLEQEPGTARRRVASWSGSRMVWTRPIPSCGSY
- a CDS encoding sensor histidine kinase, giving the protein MNNFLAPVDQRGLVLALEKMTQRFRQETNVSIFFQCGCRQVNMGASAEMQLLRIAQESLANIRKHAKAHTVRVLLTCSAEGEYRLLVEDDGVGFDNVRPNGSPGEHIGLSIMEERARRVGAQFKIESEPGEGTRVEVTYNPGPGGRKSDQKETH
- a CDS encoding response regulator, with the translated sequence MRILLIDDHALFRIGLQELLQRRGINVIGAFGDCQEGIELASREQPDVVLLDMRMPDMSGIEVLQVLREKGLTMPIAMLTTSREESDVINALQGGAQGYLLKDMEPDELINALRAIVGGATIVAQELTGILAKAVQGESETTAARDVFSDLTPREAEILCLLADGQSNKVIARNLGISDGTVKLHVKSILRKLNVHSRVEAAVIAVEQALCSREQ